The following proteins are co-located in the Flammeovirga kamogawensis genome:
- a CDS encoding CHAT domain-containing protein, with translation MKIKFVYIFSFLLVVNTIQLVVGQGVENTPKSLRESLSEILEERESIEKLRIDYKSQFEKEWKKKWSEKLLVDVDEKDFFIKSVTAQQLTLFIKYEENGVINSFQIKYLEEVKEFLFHIKIDNKENLQELEELFKIINCYHIIQTQQNALINPLQKLADNFFYRTTYLERLEYLYKKADNEDKERYKDFYDDVQRFWSSAKTQSLNFDKIIQEHLSKGTLDYATVLMLVGKMYTTNQYYLATKLINESIDKIEESNDTGNYFYQAFLLNLSSLYMLQGEFEKMLEVQLKQKELGFLNNEVMLMSTYLQLEEFEKALELSELFLNENNKSNPFYISVLHIKVSALSSLKKNTEAYTACLELIAISEEENKPINSGTYYTLWQISKEKKEFKDIEKYIKLAYSQSVKEIANLPEMGDSDISSLLYIRMFKFYYFMKYSEVLLECGKQEQIDLVKLNEEYNYFDYLIKNIMLNPSKLDKQQVIKLSEECGDIIYLMAEKMPSQETLELAYNYTLLSKEIGLSSVIAIRKYAADSKNKEYKNLFEHWMQVRKQILFHNKNVDIDSLRDISFGLHKELAIKTRKEVFSKIEENDISWKKVDNALKEKEVAIEYVYYAPNNYAALVVTKDVETPKFIPLCKEDELKQLIEPDVRQSEKEINDIIYNQNSEKIAQLIITPLLPYLNEAKTIYYSPTGILHGLAFDALKVNIAESPQRFGKEFKLRRVSKTSQIANKTNLSKRKATIFGGMNYDDQAIDLSNERGDERGLIVKNKKTSNSATSKNEQIQLVGGTFNYLNGTLKEVDLINTELTSSSVEVDLFTGTSATEDQFIEYCKAPTPLLHIASHAYFSPYIKKENIKEGSFKGAEMIYSDPDPMNRAGIVFSGANYFWETGESYNGKNDGILMASELSNYDLRDTKLAIISACQSGVGQSTRSEGVYGFQRAFKLAGIEHQIISLWTVDDAATQKFMTLFYKYFIELDDIDAAVNKAKDALQQEYNHPYYWAAFVHVQ, from the coding sequence ATGAAAATAAAATTTGTGTATATTTTCTCCTTCTTACTTGTTGTAAATACTATACAATTAGTTGTTGGTCAAGGTGTAGAAAATACACCTAAGTCATTAAGAGAATCTTTATCTGAAATTCTTGAGGAAAGAGAAAGTATAGAGAAATTGAGAATTGATTATAAAAGTCAGTTTGAAAAGGAATGGAAGAAAAAATGGTCTGAAAAGCTATTAGTCGATGTAGATGAAAAAGATTTTTTTATTAAGAGTGTTACAGCACAACAGTTAACACTTTTCATTAAATATGAAGAAAATGGAGTAATAAATTCTTTTCAAATTAAATACTTGGAAGAGGTTAAAGAATTTTTATTTCATATTAAAATAGATAATAAGGAAAACTTGCAAGAACTAGAAGAGCTCTTTAAAATTATAAATTGCTATCATATAATTCAGACACAACAAAACGCATTAATAAACCCACTTCAAAAGCTTGCAGACAACTTTTTTTATAGAACAACTTATTTAGAAAGGCTAGAATATTTATACAAAAAAGCAGATAACGAGGATAAAGAAAGATATAAAGATTTTTATGATGATGTTCAACGTTTTTGGTCTTCAGCAAAAACACAATCTTTAAATTTTGATAAAATTATTCAAGAACATTTATCAAAAGGAACTTTAGATTATGCTACTGTATTGATGTTAGTTGGAAAAATGTACACCACTAATCAGTATTACTTAGCTACAAAGTTAATTAATGAATCTATAGATAAAATTGAAGAATCGAATGATACTGGAAATTATTTCTATCAAGCATTTTTATTAAACTTGAGTAGCTTATACATGTTACAGGGTGAGTTTGAGAAAATGCTAGAAGTACAATTGAAGCAAAAAGAATTAGGGTTTCTAAATAATGAAGTCATGTTAATGTCAACATACCTTCAACTCGAAGAATTTGAGAAAGCACTTGAATTATCGGAACTATTTTTAAATGAAAATAATAAGAGTAATCCATTTTATATATCAGTTTTGCATATCAAGGTTTCAGCGCTAAGTTCATTAAAAAAGAACACAGAAGCGTATACAGCTTGCTTAGAATTAATAGCCATTAGTGAGGAAGAAAATAAACCAATAAATTCTGGTACATATTACACACTATGGCAAATAAGTAAAGAGAAAAAGGAGTTTAAAGATATTGAAAAATATATAAAATTGGCTTACAGTCAATCTGTAAAGGAAATAGCAAATTTACCAGAGATGGGAGATTCTGACATTTCGTCTCTTCTATATATAAGAATGTTCAAGTTTTATTATTTCATGAAATACAGTGAAGTATTATTGGAGTGTGGAAAACAAGAGCAGATTGATTTGGTAAAACTGAATGAAGAGTATAACTATTTTGATTACCTAATTAAAAATATTATGCTGAATCCTTCTAAACTTGACAAACAACAGGTAATTAAATTGTCTGAAGAATGTGGCGATATTATTTATTTGATGGCAGAAAAAATGCCGTCACAAGAAACACTAGAACTTGCTTATAATTATACATTACTGTCTAAAGAAATAGGTTTATCTTCTGTAATAGCTATCAGAAAATATGCTGCTGATAGTAAAAATAAAGAGTATAAAAATTTGTTTGAGCATTGGATGCAAGTGAGAAAACAGATCCTTTTCCATAATAAGAATGTGGATATAGATAGTTTAAGGGATATTAGTTTTGGTTTGCATAAAGAATTAGCAATAAAAACTAGAAAAGAAGTTTTTTCTAAGATTGAAGAAAATGATATCAGCTGGAAGAAAGTAGACAATGCTTTAAAAGAAAAAGAAGTTGCTATAGAATATGTTTATTACGCACCAAATAATTATGCAGCGTTAGTTGTTACTAAAGATGTAGAAACACCAAAGTTTATTCCTTTATGTAAAGAAGATGAGTTAAAACAGTTAATAGAACCTGATGTAAGACAATCTGAAAAAGAAATTAATGATATTATTTATAATCAGAATTCTGAAAAAATAGCTCAACTAATAATAACTCCACTACTACCTTATCTTAATGAAGCAAAAACAATTTACTATTCTCCTACGGGTATTTTACATGGCTTAGCATTTGATGCCTTGAAAGTGAATATAGCAGAATCGCCTCAAAGATTTGGTAAAGAATTTAAATTACGCAGAGTTAGTAAAACCTCTCAAATAGCCAATAAAACAAACTTATCGAAAAGAAAAGCAACAATATTTGGAGGTATGAATTACGATGATCAAGCAATTGATTTATCTAATGAAAGAGGTGACGAACGAGGGTTAATTGTAAAAAATAAAAAGACATCAAATTCAGCTACAAGTAAAAATGAACAAATACAATTGGTAGGAGGGACTTTTAATTACTTGAATGGAACTTTAAAAGAAGTTGATTTAATAAATACTGAACTAACTTCTTCATCTGTAGAAGTTGACTTATTTACGGGAACTTCAGCAACAGAAGATCAATTTATTGAGTACTGTAAAGCTCCAACACCACTATTACATATTGCTTCTCATGCTTACTTTTCGCCATATATTAAAAAAGAAAATATTAAAGAGGGATCTTTTAAAGGAGCTGAAATGATTTATTCTGACCCTGACCCAATGAATAGAGCTGGAATTGTTTTTTCTGGAGCAAATTATTTTTGGGAGACTGGAGAAAGTTATAACGGTAAGAATGATGGAATTTTAATGGCGAGTGAATTGTCTAATTATGATTTACGTGATACTAAATTGGCAATAATTTCAGCATGTCAATCTGGAGTAGGACAAAGTACTAGGAGTGAGGGCGTGTACGGGTTTCAGAGAGCATTTAAGTTAGCAGGTATTGAGCATCAAATTATTAGTTTGTGGACTGTTGATGATGCTGCAACTCAAAAATTTATGACTTTATTTTATAAATATTTTATTGAGTTAGATGATATTGATGCTGCTGTAAATAAAGCAAAAGATGCACTACAGCAAGAGTATAATCACCCTTATTATTGGGCTGCTTTTGTACATGTACAATAA
- a CDS encoding MDR family MFS transporter, with product MINIKSSKNSFLGIYQGIQMEIWILALVSLINRIGAMVIPFLSIYLSDNRGFSFKEIGWIMSAFGVGSLFGSWLGGKLTDRYGFYPVIIFSLLTSGIGLIFLKEMNSFISIGLGFFFVSLLSDLIRPAIFVAVNRYSTEENRTKSITLVRLAINLGFAVGPATGGLLIAYLGYSSLFWVDGLSCIIAMIVFAFSLTIPKTIQKEKAMEDVKSSIEKSPYKDKPYLIFILALSLFGVIFIQYFSAVPLFYKDVHNLDEATIGLLLSSNGFVIVLLEMPLMHWVEKQKKLSKMHIMMSAIWCVIISYLLLIFSFNLLLLFVGMMFLTIGEMLMFPLSNTEAMNRSMGKNQGDYMALYAISFSFAHLVGHNLGMQSISQIGFNLTWLCMIIVLILSVFLLRLYYYAIKDEQL from the coding sequence ATGATTAATATAAAGTCTTCTAAAAACTCCTTTTTAGGTATTTATCAAGGTATTCAGATGGAAATATGGATACTTGCATTGGTTTCTCTTATTAATAGAATTGGAGCAATGGTAATCCCTTTTTTATCTATTTATCTGTCTGATAATAGAGGTTTTTCTTTTAAAGAGATAGGATGGATTATGTCTGCTTTTGGTGTAGGATCTTTATTTGGTTCTTGGTTAGGTGGAAAATTAACGGATAGATATGGTTTCTATCCAGTTATTATTTTCAGTTTATTGACATCTGGAATTGGATTAATCTTTTTAAAAGAGATGAATTCATTTATCTCAATTGGTTTAGGGTTCTTTTTTGTTAGTTTATTGTCAGATCTAATACGACCAGCGATTTTTGTAGCAGTTAATAGATATAGTACAGAAGAAAATAGAACAAAGTCGATCACTTTAGTTCGTTTAGCTATTAATTTAGGTTTCGCAGTCGGACCTGCTACTGGAGGTTTGCTGATTGCCTATTTGGGTTATTCATCACTCTTTTGGGTAGATGGTTTAAGTTGTATAATAGCTATGATAGTTTTTGCTTTTAGCTTAACTATTCCCAAAACTATCCAGAAAGAAAAAGCTATGGAAGATGTGAAATCCTCTATAGAAAAATCACCTTATAAAGATAAGCCATATCTTATTTTTATTCTTGCGTTGTCATTATTCGGAGTAATATTTATTCAATATTTTAGTGCAGTGCCTTTATTCTATAAAGATGTTCACAACTTAGATGAAGCAACAATTGGTTTACTACTTTCTAGTAATGGTTTTGTAATTGTTTTATTAGAAATGCCCTTAATGCATTGGGTAGAAAAACAGAAAAAACTATCAAAAATGCATATTATGATGAGTGCAATATGGTGTGTAATCATTAGTTATTTACTATTGATTTTTAGCTTCAATCTCTTATTGTTATTTGTAGGAATGATGTTTTTAACTATTGGAGAAATGTTGATGTTTCCTTTATCTAATACAGAAGCAATGAATAGATCAATGGGTAAAAATCAAGGTGATTATATGGCTTTATATGCCATTTCATTTTCATTTGCTCATTTGGTGGGGCATAATTTAGGGATGCAATCTATATCCCAAATTGGGTTTAACCTTACCTGGCTTTGCATGATTATTGTATTGATTTTAAGTGTATTTTTGTTGCGGTTATATTATTATGCTATCAAAGACGAACAACTTTAA
- a CDS encoding M4 family metallopeptidase, translating to MKVLLSIVILSGILSLSVHAQEIIRLDQSNARNQSITVQSAESILRQQLNLTNPTSFKQIETKTDNLGISHRRFQEYYQDVKVEYGGYTLNFKEKDPLSIVHHVKPFALNSVKASISEEEALSIALKNVGASKYMWQRADQKEIALKMSDGKSATFYPSGELVIVPNFESKDRKTLMKPVLAYKFDIYAEEPLSRAYIYVDATNGEIVHINQIIKHAEAEGTFDTRYSNNRTSKTDAYNSSYRLRDYTRGNGIETYDMNTGTNYNSAVDFVDSDNNWTSAEWDNTEKDNAALDAHWGAQMTYDYFSTSFNRDSWDGNGAAIKSYVHYDKAYDNAFWNGSVMTYGDGSGTYFDALTSLDVAAHEIGHAICEKTAGLVYERESGALNEGFSDIWGACVEAYAAPEKDEWLIGEDIERRTNNQALRSMRDPKSEGQPDTYGGTNWRNPNCGTPTRSNDYCGVHTNSGVLNHWFYILVEGKSSTNDIGSAYSVNGIGMDKAGAIAYRTEAVYLSATSTFANARTFSIQSAIDLYGEGSNEVIQTTNAWYAVGVGEQYGETSAYCASRGNDASYEWIASVAVGDMLNTTGSNGGYTNFSSSKSVTLAAGTSYDVSLAPGFASTSYDEYWKIWIDLNADGDFEDADELVFDAGGLTKTTVTGTLKIPTSTAATTTRMRVSMKYEGTQTVCESFSYGEVEDYEVVITSGTPEVCDAPTTLAVNNLTVSSVDVSWDVVSTGNNYAIQLKETGGTWSTYTASTNSASFTDLTANTSYEVRVATNCTSSTSDYSEAVVFTTLEEVITPVNYCASAGNNDSYFWIDDLRVGGLSNSTSKDGGYGDYTSLSVGTITRGASETISFSAGYRNTRYTVYWSVWIDYNQDGDFNDANELFVQGSSSSQNLLSSSQVIPSEAVLGTTRMRVAMKYGAASTPCESFTYGEVEDYLVTITSGSSINRVASLSVEKGETLESSLQLKEVSLYPNPSNTIVNINAELFNGNGTIEIYGINGNKVLSMPVESQKTTIPVYLLKKGMYLMKISNELEAQTKKFIVK from the coding sequence ATGAAAGTACTATTGTCAATAGTGATTCTGTCTGGAATCCTATCTTTGAGTGTACACGCTCAAGAAATTATCCGATTAGATCAATCCAACGCTCGAAACCAATCTATCACTGTTCAATCTGCCGAAAGTATTCTAAGGCAACAACTGAATCTAACTAATCCTACTAGTTTTAAGCAAATAGAAACAAAAACAGACAATTTAGGGATTAGTCACCGTAGGTTTCAAGAGTATTATCAAGATGTAAAAGTTGAGTATGGAGGATATACTCTCAATTTTAAAGAGAAAGATCCTCTTTCAATTGTACATCATGTAAAACCATTTGCACTCAATTCTGTAAAAGCTAGTATTAGCGAGGAAGAAGCATTATCTATTGCTCTTAAAAACGTAGGAGCTTCTAAATATATGTGGCAAAGGGCTGACCAAAAGGAAATTGCATTAAAAATGAGTGATGGAAAGTCAGCAACATTTTACCCATCAGGTGAATTAGTTATTGTTCCTAACTTTGAATCAAAAGATAGAAAAACATTAATGAAGCCAGTATTAGCGTATAAATTTGATATTTATGCAGAAGAACCTCTAAGCAGAGCATATATATATGTAGATGCTACCAATGGTGAGATTGTTCATATTAATCAAATTATAAAACACGCTGAAGCTGAAGGAACATTTGATACCCGTTATTCTAACAATAGAACATCTAAAACAGATGCTTATAATAGTAGTTACAGACTACGTGACTATACTCGAGGGAATGGTATAGAAACCTATGACATGAACACAGGTACTAATTATAATAGCGCTGTTGATTTTGTGGATAGTGATAATAATTGGACTTCTGCAGAATGGGATAATACAGAAAAAGATAATGCTGCATTAGATGCTCATTGGGGAGCACAAATGACATATGATTATTTCAGTACATCTTTTAATAGAGATAGCTGGGATGGTAATGGCGCGGCTATTAAAAGTTATGTGCATTATGATAAAGCATATGATAATGCATTTTGGAATGGTTCTGTAATGACTTATGGTGATGGTAGCGGAACTTATTTTGATGCGCTTACTTCTTTAGATGTTGCAGCACATGAAATAGGTCATGCTATCTGTGAAAAAACAGCAGGCTTAGTTTATGAAAGAGAATCTGGAGCTTTAAATGAGGGTTTTTCTGATATATGGGGAGCTTGTGTAGAAGCATATGCTGCTCCAGAAAAAGATGAATGGTTAATTGGCGAAGACATAGAAAGACGTACAAATAATCAAGCATTGCGATCAATGCGAGACCCAAAATCAGAAGGTCAGCCAGATACTTATGGAGGAACTAATTGGAGGAATCCAAATTGTGGAACACCTACTAGAAGTAACGATTATTGTGGTGTACATACCAATAGTGGTGTTTTAAATCATTGGTTTTACATTCTTGTAGAAGGAAAATCAAGTACAAATGATATTGGTAGTGCTTATTCTGTAAATGGTATTGGTATGGATAAAGCAGGTGCAATTGCTTACCGTACAGAAGCAGTTTATTTATCAGCAACATCAACTTTTGCAAATGCTCGTACTTTCTCAATTCAATCTGCAATAGATTTATATGGAGAAGGTTCTAACGAAGTTATTCAGACTACAAATGCATGGTATGCAGTAGGTGTAGGAGAGCAATATGGAGAAACATCTGCTTATTGTGCTTCTAGAGGAAATGATGCTTCTTATGAATGGATTGCGAGTGTTGCTGTAGGTGATATGTTGAATACAACAGGATCTAATGGAGGCTATACTAATTTTTCTTCTTCTAAATCTGTAACTCTTGCGGCGGGAACTTCATATGATGTATCATTGGCGCCAGGTTTTGCAAGTACATCGTATGATGAATATTGGAAAATTTGGATTGATTTGAATGCAGATGGAGATTTTGAAGATGCCGATGAGTTAGTTTTTGATGCAGGAGGTTTGACTAAAACTACAGTAACCGGAACACTAAAAATCCCAACAAGTACAGCAGCAACTACTACACGAATGAGAGTTTCTATGAAGTACGAAGGAACACAGACTGTTTGTGAATCATTTAGTTATGGTGAAGTAGAAGATTATGAAGTAGTTATTACATCAGGTACTCCAGAGGTTTGTGATGCACCAACTACATTAGCAGTTAATAATTTAACTGTAAGTAGTGTAGACGTATCTTGGGATGTAGTCTCAACAGGTAATAATTATGCTATTCAATTAAAAGAAACAGGAGGAACATGGTCAACATATACTGCATCAACAAATTCAGCATCGTTTACTGATCTAACAGCAAATACTTCTTATGAAGTAAGAGTTGCTACGAACTGTACTTCTAGTACTTCTGATTATTCAGAAGCAGTAGTTTTTACAACCTTAGAAGAAGTAATAACACCTGTAAATTATTGTGCTTCAGCAGGAAATAATGATTCTTATTTTTGGATTGATGATCTAAGAGTGGGAGGTTTATCAAATTCTACATCAAAAGATGGCGGATATGGAGATTATACATCTCTTTCCGTTGGCACAATTACTAGAGGAGCATCAGAAACAATTTCATTTAGTGCAGGTTATAGAAATACAAGGTATACGGTCTATTGGTCTGTTTGGATTGATTACAATCAAGATGGAGATTTTAATGATGCCAATGAATTATTTGTACAAGGATCTTCTAGTAGTCAAAACTTATTATCATCGTCTCAAGTAATTCCATCAGAAGCTGTATTAGGAACAACAAGAATGCGAGTAGCAATGAAATATGGTGCTGCATCAACTCCTTGCGAAAGCTTTACTTATGGGGAAGTAGAAGATTACTTGGTTACAATTACGAGTGGTAGTAGTATAAATCGAGTTGCTAGTCTTTCTGTAGAAAAAGGTGAAACTCTAGAAAGTAGTTTACAACTTAAGGAAGTTTCTTTATATCCAAACCCTTCGAATACCATTGTAAATATTAATGCTGAGCTGTTTAACGGAAACGGAACAATTGAAATTTATGGTATTAATGGTAATAAAGTTCTCTCAATGCCTGTTGAAAGTCAGAAAACTACAATTCCAGTTTACTTACTTAAAAAAGGGATGTATTTAATGAAAATAAGCAATGAGTTAGAAGCTCAAACAAAGAAGTTTATTGTAAAATAA
- a CDS encoding cysteine-rich CWC family protein: MPEHEIKNCQRCGKTFECKVGNVTHCQCYEVKMTYEETQKMRQEFDDCLCAACMLDLQIKYRKEEIEKK; encoded by the coding sequence ATGCCAGAACACGAAATTAAAAACTGCCAGCGTTGTGGTAAAACATTCGAATGCAAAGTGGGTAACGTTACGCATTGCCAATGTTATGAAGTAAAAATGACTTACGAGGAGACACAAAAAATGCGTCAAGAATTTGATGATTGTTTATGTGCAGCTTGTATGTTGGATTTACAAATTAAGTATAGAAAAGAAGAAATCGAGAAAAAATAA
- a CDS encoding sulfite exporter TauE/SafE family protein: MNELYITALGLGFAGSFHCLGMCGPIALAIQGGSTSGPRLVFDRLSYNLGRAFTYSLLGAFAGLIGQGLSWMVGYQVYLTLFLAVMMVCFGIFSVNPDRLLKLVPFLGEWFQFVRKQLGKHMRQAKWHTFFSIGILNGFLPCGLVYMAMMTALSTGDVFEGMGFMFAFGLGTIPMMFAVAVAGQFIETKVRNNVRKIYPILFLLMGGLLFLRAYKIHESSKALEGKEPTEQVEMKCH, translated from the coding sequence ATGAACGAATTATATATCACTGCCCTCGGATTAGGTTTCGCGGGCAGTTTTCATTGTTTAGGAATGTGTGGTCCAATAGCATTAGCTATACAAGGAGGGAGTACCTCAGGACCAAGATTAGTATTTGATCGTCTATCTTATAATTTAGGTAGAGCATTTACATATAGTTTATTAGGAGCTTTTGCTGGTTTAATTGGGCAAGGATTATCATGGATGGTAGGGTATCAAGTTTACCTTACACTCTTTTTAGCTGTAATGATGGTTTGTTTTGGTATTTTCTCAGTTAACCCTGATAGATTATTAAAACTTGTTCCTTTTTTAGGTGAATGGTTTCAGTTTGTGAGAAAACAACTTGGGAAACACATGCGACAAGCCAAATGGCATACCTTTTTTAGTATTGGTATCTTGAATGGATTTTTACCTTGTGGTTTAGTTTATATGGCCATGATGACTGCGTTATCAACAGGTGATGTATTTGAAGGTATGGGTTTTATGTTTGCATTTGGTTTAGGTACTATTCCTATGATGTTTGCAGTAGCCGTAGCAGGTCAGTTTATTGAAACTAAAGTGAGAAATAATGTTAGGAAAATTTATCCGATACTATTTTTATTAATGGGAGGTTTACTCTTTTTGAGAGCATATAAAATCCATGAATCATCTAAAGCATTAGAAGGTAAAGAGCCTACCGAACAAGTAGAAATGAAGTGTCACTAA
- a CDS encoding FixH family protein codes for MKINWGWAVVITFCIFGVTMIALVIKMFQVPVNMVSKEYYSEEQQYEVKLKQKQNVKELSTVPVLALNKEDGMVDVILPPELSKVDGSIRFFRPSDSRLDFNVKLALDKENEQKIDVSRIVRGRWILQLSFAEGDKKYFYEKPLVI; via the coding sequence ATGAAGATTAATTGGGGTTGGGCTGTAGTAATAACTTTTTGCATATTCGGAGTTACAATGATTGCATTGGTTATCAAAATGTTTCAAGTACCAGTAAATATGGTATCTAAGGAATATTATTCTGAAGAACAACAATATGAAGTGAAGTTGAAGCAAAAACAAAATGTAAAAGAGCTTTCAACAGTACCTGTATTGGCCTTGAATAAAGAAGATGGAATGGTAGATGTAATACTACCACCAGAATTAAGTAAAGTAGATGGTTCAATTCGTTTTTTTAGACCTTCTGATTCACGTTTAGATTTTAATGTGAAATTAGCTTTGGATAAAGAAAATGAACAAAAAATAGATGTTTCTAGAATAGTAAGGGGAAGATGGATTTTACAACTGTCCTTTGCAGAAGGTGACAAGAAATATTTCTATGAAAAACCTCTTGTGATTTAG
- a CDS encoding 4Fe-4S dicluster domain-containing protein, with protein sequence MRKDLSSQNPDSFRDTISTVDAQGKRVWLYPKKPSGRHYNARKWVAYILIAFFFAGPFIKIAGQPMFMLNILERKFVILGRLFVPQDFFVFVLVMIAIIIFIVLFTVVFGRVWCGWTCPQTVFMEMVFRRIEYWIEGDANQKRKLDNAPWTQEKILKKGAKHTIFIVFSLAIANMVIGYIVGGDELVTMMTHRPADNWPVFLAHIAFAGIFYYVFAKFREQACTQVCPYGRLQGVFLDKDSIVISYDHVRGEPRGKLKKTRKPATGGCGGCGGSASSNVKPIVGKPKKTTSSLPEIKKTEIKEVITPAPKEEPKEEVRKMTLQDIDKNISEEKPLGDCIDCKLCVHVCPTGIDIRNGTQLECVNCTACIDACDEVMDKIEKPRGLIRFASANDIEKGQPFKFTTRIKAYTAVLLVMVVGIVFALVKRGDIEATVLRAPGMLYQKAENGDIRNLYTLQVVNKSSVDYNDVKVILVEPAGKVTTAGGDMKLEVGGHLDGVFFIDIDPENLDGMKNKITIKLMNGDKELDEITTNFMGPIKK encoded by the coding sequence ATGAGAAAAGACCTAAGTTCACAAAACCCAGACTCATTTAGAGATACCATTTCAACAGTTGATGCTCAAGGAAAAAGAGTATGGTTGTATCCTAAAAAACCTAGTGGTCGACATTATAATGCTCGTAAATGGGTAGCATATATTTTAATCGCATTTTTCTTTGCTGGGCCTTTTATTAAAATTGCAGGGCAACCAATGTTCATGTTGAATATCTTGGAAAGAAAATTTGTGATTTTAGGTAGGCTATTTGTTCCTCAAGATTTTTTTGTATTTGTATTAGTAATGATTGCTATAATTATATTTATAGTGCTCTTTACTGTAGTTTTTGGTAGGGTTTGGTGTGGTTGGACATGCCCTCAAACTGTATTTATGGAAATGGTTTTCCGTAGAATAGAATATTGGATTGAAGGTGATGCAAATCAGAAAAGAAAATTAGATAATGCTCCATGGACTCAGGAAAAAATTCTAAAAAAAGGAGCTAAACATACCATCTTTATAGTTTTTTCTTTGGCTATTGCCAATATGGTTATTGGATATATAGTAGGAGGAGATGAATTGGTAACAATGATGACACATAGGCCTGCAGATAACTGGCCAGTGTTTTTAGCACATATTGCCTTTGCTGGAATATTCTATTATGTGTTTGCTAAATTTAGAGAACAGGCTTGTACTCAAGTATGTCCTTATGGACGTTTACAAGGCGTATTTTTAGATAAAGATTCAATAGTTATTTCTTATGATCATGTAAGAGGTGAGCCAAGAGGTAAATTAAAGAAAACAAGAAAACCTGCAACAGGTGGTTGTGGTGGATGTGGAGGTAGTGCCTCATCAAACGTTAAACCAATTGTAGGAAAGCCTAAAAAAACAACTTCATCATTACCAGAAATTAAAAAAACTGAAATTAAAGAAGTTATCACTCCTGCGCCTAAAGAAGAGCCAAAAGAGGAGGTAAGAAAAATGACTTTACAGGATATCGATAAAAATATCTCAGAAGAAAAACCTTTAGGAGATTGTATAGACTGTAAACTATGTGTTCATGTTTGTCCTACTGGTATTGATATAAGAAACGGTACACAATTAGAATGTGTGAACTGTACAGCGTGTATTGATGCTTGTGATGAAGTAATGGATAAAATTGAAAAGCCAAGAGGTCTGATTAGGTTTGCTTCTGCCAACGATATCGAAAAAGGACAACCGTTTAAATTTACTACAAGAATAAAAGCATATACTGCTGTATTATTAGTAATGGTTGTAGGGATTGTGTTTGCATTGGTTAAAAGAGGAGATATAGAAGCAACTGTTTTAAGAGCTCCAGGTATGCTATATCAAAAAGCAGAGAATGGAGATATCAGAAACCTTTATACTCTACAGGTAGTTAATAAAAGTAGTGTTGATTATAATGACGTGAAAGTTATTTTGGTAGAGCCAGCAGGTAAAGTAACAACAGCTGGAGGTGACATGAAATTAGAAGTAGGAGGCCACTTAGATGGTGTTTTCTTTATTGATATTGATCCAGAAAATCTTGATGGCATGAAAAATAAAATCACTATTAAATTAATGAATGGTGATAAAGAATTGGATGAAATAACAACCAATTTTATGGGGCCTATTAAGAAATAA